Proteins from a single region of Candidatus Binatia bacterium:
- a CDS encoding LptF/LptG family permease: MATLTHLQPLRRVSAWPLRIPILDGYLLREMVGPFLFALGAFLLFWALNIFFLAADYIINQHAPFFLVLRFVLFRIPQATPMAFPFASLFAALLAIGRVMGDNEVTAMRTAGIPVMRIVLSPFVFGLAMFALSYGINEFVAPRSVDLSTRTFYQIIYHTDALPVEPQFFRKDPDTGNTFYVTQVAPDNKTMMDVQIFKPAKYGMWNETLQAKSATVQGSTLVLHDVIDTRFNNDGFLTNQQRVNSVIIGLPLGETASQFVSQVNNDPWTMSSKSLRTQVNALQQQGIGGTAMGNLQINLADKLAWPFSCIIGVVVALPLALRFGKRGKTLGIALSIIAFFVYYLMVSAAAAFGRNGALNPYLAAWLPNIIMGTAGALLLLLEER; the protein is encoded by the coding sequence TTGGCAACGCTGACGCATCTGCAGCCGCTCCGTCGCGTCAGCGCGTGGCCGCTTCGCATACCCATTCTCGACGGCTATCTGCTGCGAGAAATGGTCGGCCCGTTCTTGTTTGCGCTCGGCGCGTTCCTGTTGTTTTGGGCCCTCAACATCTTCTTTCTCGCGGCCGATTACATCATCAACCAACACGCGCCGTTCTTTCTCGTGCTGCGCTTCGTCCTCTTCCGGATTCCGCAGGCAACGCCGATGGCGTTTCCGTTCGCGAGCCTCTTCGCCGCACTGCTGGCGATCGGCCGCGTGATGGGCGACAACGAGGTGACCGCAATGCGCACCGCCGGCATCCCGGTAATGCGCATCGTGCTGTCGCCGTTCGTCTTCGGCCTCGCGATGTTCGCCTTATCCTACGGCATCAACGAATTTGTCGCGCCGCGCTCCGTCGACCTTTCCACCCGCACTTTTTATCAAATCATCTATCACACCGACGCGCTGCCCGTGGAACCACAGTTCTTTCGCAAGGATCCCGATACGGGCAACACGTTCTACGTGACGCAAGTCGCCCCGGACAACAAGACCATGATGGACGTGCAGATATTCAAGCCGGCGAAATACGGAATGTGGAACGAAACGCTCCAGGCAAAGAGCGCCACGGTGCAGGGCAGTACGCTCGTGCTGCACGACGTCATCGACACGCGATTCAACAACGACGGATTCCTGACGAACCAGCAGCGCGTCAACAGCGTTATCATCGGCCTGCCGTTGGGCGAAACGGCCTCGCAGTTCGTGAGTCAGGTCAACAACGACCCCTGGACCATGAGCAGCAAGTCGTTGCGCACGCAGGTCAACGCGCTGCAGCAGCAAGGCATCGGCGGCACGGCGATGGGCAACCTCCAGATCAATCTCGCGGACAAGCTCGCGTGGCCGTTCTCGTGCATCATCGGCGTCGTGGTAGCGCTACCGCTCGCGCTGCGCTTCGGAAAGCGTGGCAAGACGCTCGGCATCGCGCTCTCGATCATCGCGTTTTTCGTCTACTACTTGATGGTGTCCGCGGCCGCCGCGTTCGGCCGCAATGGAGCGCTCAATCCCTATCTCGCCGCGTGGTTGCCGAACATTATCATGGGGACAGCCGGTGCGCTTCTGCTGCTCCTGGAAGAGCGCTGA
- the rsmH gene encoding 16S rRNA (cytosine(1402)-N(4))-methyltransferase RsmH: MHVSVLVEPALEYLAIRPDGIYVDATFGAGGHSRAILQRLRDGRLIALDADPSAAAAEIADPRFTFFHDNFRNLDRVLDRAGIGSIDGVLFDLGVSSMQLDDPERGFSLAKSSPLDMRMDPAVGPSAYEILATASEGELADIFFAYGEERSARRIARAIVARRALGELPNTAAEFAGLVAGVVRRPGRRERIHPATRVFQALRIAANDELDALRDGLRSAIGRLRSAGRVVAISFHSLEDRIVKRTYRDDARLDVLTKRPILPSEEEIAQNRRARSAKLRAAQRKAS; the protein is encoded by the coding sequence ATGCACGTCTCGGTGCTTGTGGAGCCGGCCCTGGAGTACTTGGCGATCCGGCCGGATGGGATCTACGTCGATGCGACGTTCGGAGCGGGCGGTCATTCCCGTGCGATCCTGCAGCGCCTTCGAGACGGCCGTTTGATTGCACTCGATGCCGATCCGAGTGCTGCTGCGGCGGAGATCGCCGATCCGCGCTTCACCTTCTTTCACGACAATTTCCGGAACCTCGACCGCGTCCTCGATCGAGCCGGCATCGGCTCGATCGACGGCGTTCTCTTCGACTTGGGAGTTTCGTCGATGCAACTTGACGATCCGGAGCGTGGATTTTCGCTCGCGAAATCCTCGCCGCTGGACATGCGCATGGATCCGGCCGTCGGGCCGAGCGCATACGAGATTCTGGCGACCGCCAGCGAGGGCGAGCTCGCCGATATCTTCTTCGCGTACGGCGAGGAGCGCTCGGCGCGGCGAATTGCGCGCGCGATCGTGGCGCGCCGCGCGCTCGGCGAGCTGCCCAACACCGCGGCCGAGTTCGCCGGCCTCGTGGCGGGCGTCGTGCGCCGGCCGGGCCGGCGCGAGCGGATTCATCCCGCGACGCGCGTCTTTCAGGCTCTGCGCATCGCGGCCAACGACGAGCTCGACGCTCTGCGCGATGGCTTGCGAAGCGCGATCGGCCGGCTGCGCTCCGCGGGACGCGTCGTCGCGATCAGCTTTCATTCGCTCGAAGACCGCATCGTCAAGCGGACGTACCGCGACGACGCGCGGCTCGACGTGCTCACGAAGCGCCCGATCCTCCCGTCCGAGGAAGAGATCGCGCAGAACCGTCGCGCCCGCAGCGCCAAGCTGCGCGCCGCGCAGCGAAAGGCGAGCTGA
- a CDS encoding methylated-DNA--[protein]-cysteine S-methyltransferase, which translates to MPKTNLNADLIHDVCRYVEDHSDEALTLAELASHASMSRFHFARTFKAVVGVTPKQYLATVRLRKLKDGLGKARSIDRAAHDAGYGSTSRIYERAASSLGMTPAQYRRGGEGVSISYASFPTPIGLMMIGATDRGICFVGFGDAPDELLERLRAEYRNAHVEPMREPYHADFVAWVDAISRHLAGEIPRPELPLDIHATAFQMRVWKYLQTIPSGDVASYGEVASAIGSPNGARAVARACAQNPAAVLIPCHRVIRGSGNLGGYRWGIARKRGLIDKERAAKAANA; encoded by the coding sequence ATGCCGAAAACGAATCTCAACGCCGACCTCATTCACGATGTCTGCCGGTACGTCGAGGATCATAGCGACGAAGCCTTGACGCTGGCTGAGCTTGCCTCGCACGCCTCGATGAGCCGCTTTCATTTCGCCCGCACGTTCAAAGCCGTGGTGGGCGTAACGCCCAAGCAGTACCTCGCCACGGTTCGCCTGCGCAAGCTCAAGGACGGCCTAGGCAAGGCCCGATCCATCGACCGAGCCGCGCACGACGCCGGATACGGCTCGACCAGCCGCATCTACGAACGCGCCGCCTCGAGTTTGGGAATGACGCCGGCGCAGTACCGCCGGGGCGGCGAAGGCGTCTCGATCTCCTACGCGTCGTTTCCGACGCCGATCGGACTGATGATGATCGGTGCGACGGACCGCGGCATCTGCTTCGTGGGATTCGGCGATGCTCCGGATGAGTTGCTCGAACGCTTACGGGCGGAGTATCGCAACGCGCACGTCGAGCCGATGCGCGAGCCATACCACGCCGACTTCGTCGCCTGGGTGGACGCGATCTCGCGTCACCTCGCGGGAGAGATTCCGCGGCCGGAGCTTCCGCTCGACATCCACGCGACGGCCTTTCAAATGCGCGTGTGGAAGTATCTGCAGACGATCCCGTCCGGCGACGTCGCATCATATGGAGAAGTCGCGAGCGCGATCGGATCGCCCAATGGTGCGCGCGCCGTCGCGCGAGCGTGCGCGCAAAATCCGGCCGCGGTGCTCATTCCGTGCCATCGGGTGATACGGGGTTCGGGAAATCTCGGCGGCTATCGCTGGGGAATCGCTCGCAAGCGCGGACTGATCGACAAAGAGCGCGCGGCCAAGGCCGCCAACGCGTGA
- a CDS encoding penicillin-binding protein 2 gives MHQRTFARVAPMRARLFFYACMVVALFLAWRLSVVQGLDGRLYAKEALAQRSDTVEVFARRGSILDRNGNVLVRSMPSESVYAIPREILDPDATAAKLRTIFGKLDPGVVAALHDRHLWFVWIARKVSHDLAQRVRALDGPGIALKEEDTGLRVDTSGSLASTVLGFVGTDENGLDGVEYAYDDVLRGRSGRVTLEADQFGRPIPFGLERVVTPAQAGSTVQLTLDPYLQFVAEHALRQQVRAFHALDGTAIVMDPWTGEILALANLPDFDPNRFWKFDDDARRDRGVMDAYEPGSTYKLITAAAALDSRKVTWTSRFPARDTIEVGGRTIHNAEDGFMAGTGGSETLEQIVEFSHNVGAAEVGLSIGAKTFYAMERKAGFGDPSGVGLPGENPGIVPPPSQWSGSSLATMSFGQGVSVTPLAMARYYCAVANGGNLMEPHIVRAVYDQQGKLVRRVTPRIVRRVFSQHTAEELRTILRAVVLHGTGDPTAQIPGYATAGKTGTAEMVVDGEYRGGYYAASFIGMVPYPRPRYVVYVKVERPIGSYYGSVVAAPAFAAISRAAMLHAGVLPSAAVARNGR, from the coding sequence ATGCATCAGCGGACCTTTGCGCGCGTCGCCCCGATGCGCGCGAGGCTGTTCTTTTACGCGTGCATGGTCGTCGCGCTCTTTCTCGCGTGGCGCCTGAGCGTCGTGCAAGGGCTCGATGGACGGCTCTACGCCAAGGAGGCACTGGCGCAGCGCTCCGACACGGTCGAGGTGTTCGCGCGCCGTGGCAGCATCTTAGACCGCAACGGCAACGTCCTCGTGCGCTCCATGCCGTCCGAGAGCGTCTACGCCATACCGAGAGAGATCCTCGATCCCGATGCAACCGCCGCGAAGCTCCGAACGATCTTCGGCAAACTCGATCCCGGCGTGGTCGCGGCGCTGCACGATCGGCATCTTTGGTTCGTCTGGATCGCGCGCAAAGTATCGCACGATCTCGCGCAGCGTGTGCGCGCATTGGACGGCCCGGGCATCGCGCTCAAGGAGGAAGACACGGGGTTGCGGGTCGACACCAGCGGATCGCTGGCCTCGACGGTGCTCGGGTTCGTCGGTACCGACGAAAACGGCTTGGACGGCGTCGAATATGCCTACGACGACGTACTGCGCGGCCGGTCGGGGCGAGTCACGCTCGAAGCCGATCAGTTCGGCCGTCCGATTCCGTTCGGGCTCGAGCGCGTCGTAACGCCCGCGCAGGCCGGCTCCACCGTGCAGCTGACGCTCGATCCGTACCTCCAATTCGTTGCGGAGCACGCGCTTCGCCAACAGGTGCGCGCGTTTCACGCGCTCGACGGTACCGCGATCGTGATGGATCCGTGGACCGGGGAGATCCTCGCGTTGGCTAATCTCCCGGACTTCGATCCGAACCGTTTCTGGAAATTCGACGACGACGCGCGCCGCGACCGAGGGGTGATGGATGCGTACGAGCCGGGCTCGACGTACAAGCTCATCACGGCGGCGGCGGCGCTGGATTCGCGCAAGGTCACCTGGACCAGCCGCTTCCCCGCACGCGACACGATCGAAGTAGGCGGGCGCACGATTCACAACGCGGAAGATGGCTTCATGGCCGGCACCGGCGGAAGCGAAACGCTGGAACAGATCGTCGAGTTTTCGCACAACGTGGGTGCGGCGGAAGTCGGCCTCTCGATAGGGGCGAAGACATTTTACGCGATGGAACGCAAGGCCGGCTTCGGAGACCCAAGCGGCGTCGGTCTGCCGGGCGAGAATCCCGGCATCGTCCCGCCTCCCTCCCAGTGGAGCGGTTCATCGCTCGCGACGATGTCGTTCGGTCAAGGTGTCTCCGTGACGCCGCTAGCGATGGCACGCTACTACTGCGCGGTCGCGAACGGCGGGAATCTCATGGAACCGCACATCGTGCGCGCCGTCTACGACCAGCAAGGCAAGCTCGTGCGGCGCGTCACGCCGAGGATCGTGCGGCGCGTCTTCTCGCAGCACACCGCGGAAGAGCTGCGGACGATCCTGCGAGCGGTCGTCTTGCATGGTACCGGCGACCCGACGGCACAGATTCCCGGATATGCGACGGCGGGCAAGACCGGAACGGCGGAGATGGTGGTGGACGGCGAGTACCGAGGCGGATACTATGCGGCGTCGTTCATCGGCATGGTCCCCTATCCGCGACCACGCTACGTCGTCTACGTGAAAGTGGAGCGTCCGATCGGCTCGTACTACGGCAGCGTCGTCGCGGCCCCGGCCTTCGCCGCCATCTCGCGCGCTGCGATGTTGCATGCGGGAGTCCTGCCGAGCGCAGCCGTTGCGCGAAATGGGCGGTGA
- the mraZ gene encoding division/cell wall cluster transcriptional repressor MraZ, giving the protein MHAELPRFAGSEQHALDHKGRLIVPARFRERLGPQFVLTIAPPDPCLALYPSATWVEACGRLESVSQKDEAYRRFLRYLFAHTEEVACDAQGRVVVPSLLRSYAGIERFVVSVGLLTRIEIWAKERYAFESPPEGDVPRFMAEFGL; this is encoded by the coding sequence GTGCACGCGGAGCTCCCGCGTTTCGCGGGTTCGGAGCAACATGCTCTCGACCACAAGGGGCGTCTCATCGTACCCGCCCGCTTTCGCGAGCGGCTCGGTCCGCAATTTGTCCTAACCATCGCCCCTCCGGATCCATGTCTCGCGCTCTATCCCAGCGCCACGTGGGTCGAGGCCTGCGGCCGCCTCGAGTCGGTATCCCAAAAAGACGAAGCCTATCGGCGCTTTCTCCGCTACCTGTTCGCCCATACGGAAGAGGTCGCGTGCGACGCGCAGGGCCGCGTCGTCGTGCCGTCGCTGCTGCGCTCGTACGCGGGCATCGAACGCTTCGTCGTTTCCGTGGGCCTGCTGACCCGCATCGAAATTTGGGCGAAGGAGCGCTACGCCTTCGAGTCGCCGCCGGAGGGCGACGTTCCGCGCTTCATGGCCGAGTTCGGGCTGTAG
- a CDS encoding NAD(P)/FAD-dependent oxidoreductase, protein MTAYDLVVIGTGSSGNAVATTCARAGRRVAIVDELPYGGTCELRGCDPKKVLVGAAELIDWCDRMRGSGFSGEARIDWPELMRFKRTFTDPVPQQREESYSALGIETYHGQARFVDPATISVGDRRLETRHVVLATGARPANLQIAGEEHLITSTDFLDLERMPRRVAFIGGGYIAFEFAHLAVRAGAAPVILQRGPRVLTGFDPGLVDALVDVSGAVGIDVRVQCEVHAAEKIAAGFVVSGIAGGEEFSLECDLVVHAAGRIPDLDDLDLAAGNVQRTDKGVAVNEFLQSRSNAAVYAVGDCADGGGLPLTPTASVEGEVAARNLLEGNRHSVDFAGLVSIVYTIPPLGSTGLTQAAADERGLRCTVGAADSTQWYSSRRIHARRSAFRVIVEDSTGRILGAHVLGPHAEELLNVFSLAIRAQIPAATLGGALFAYPTASSDIAGMLQGSK, encoded by the coding sequence GTGACGGCCTACGATCTCGTCGTAATCGGAACGGGAAGTTCCGGAAATGCCGTCGCCACGACTTGCGCGCGTGCCGGCAGGCGCGTTGCAATCGTCGACGAGCTTCCCTACGGCGGCACGTGCGAGCTGCGGGGCTGCGATCCGAAGAAGGTGCTCGTCGGAGCCGCGGAGCTGATCGACTGGTGCGATCGCATGCGCGGCAGCGGTTTCTCCGGCGAGGCGCGGATCGACTGGCCCGAGCTGATGCGCTTCAAGCGCACGTTCACCGACCCGGTTCCGCAGCAGCGGGAAGAAAGCTACAGCGCACTCGGAATCGAGACGTATCACGGCCAGGCGCGCTTCGTCGATCCGGCGACGATAAGCGTTGGGGATCGACGGCTCGAGACGCGTCACGTCGTCCTGGCCACCGGCGCGCGGCCGGCGAACCTCCAGATCGCGGGCGAAGAGCACCTGATCACCAGCACCGACTTCCTTGACTTGGAACGGATGCCGCGTCGCGTCGCGTTCATCGGCGGCGGCTATATCGCGTTCGAGTTTGCGCACCTCGCGGTACGCGCAGGCGCGGCGCCCGTCATTCTGCAGCGCGGCCCGCGCGTGCTGACCGGCTTCGACCCGGGCCTGGTCGACGCGCTCGTCGACGTCAGCGGGGCGGTCGGGATCGACGTGCGCGTCCAGTGCGAAGTGCACGCGGCCGAGAAGATCGCGGCCGGCTTCGTCGTGAGCGGTATCGCCGGCGGAGAGGAGTTTTCCCTCGAGTGCGACCTGGTCGTTCACGCGGCGGGTCGCATCCCGGATCTCGACGACCTCGATCTTGCCGCCGGCAACGTGCAGCGAACCGACAAGGGCGTCGCGGTCAACGAGTTTTTGCAGAGCCGCAGCAACGCCGCCGTCTATGCGGTCGGCGACTGCGCCGATGGGGGTGGCCTGCCGCTCACGCCGACCGCATCGGTGGAGGGCGAAGTCGCGGCGCGCAACCTCCTCGAGGGCAATCGGCACTCCGTCGATTTCGCGGGCCTCGTCAGCATCGTGTACACGATTCCGCCGCTCGGGTCGACCGGCCTCACGCAGGCGGCGGCCGACGAGCGGGGCCTGCGCTGCACGGTCGGCGCCGCCGACTCAACGCAATGGTACTCGTCGCGGCGGATACACGCGCGGCGTTCGGCATTTCGCGTGATCGTCGAGGACTCGACCGGACGGATCCTCGGCGCGCACGTTCTCGGTCCGCACGCCGAGGAGTTGCTCAACGTCTTCTCGCTCGCGATTCGCGCTCAGATCCCGGCTGCGACTCTGGGAGGCGCGCTCTTTGCATACCCGACGGCGTCGTCCGACATCGCCGGAATGCTCCAAGGCTCCAAATAA
- a CDS encoding lytic transglycosylase domain-containing protein, which translates to MSRLVGLCGLLGLLYGCAGGGYLPYASHSLDPATLSSLVDGAAQTDGVPAGLIRAVMMAESAGNPSAVSIAGAQGLMQLMPGTSAGCGIGNPFDPVENVHCGTGYLHTLLRHYHNNVTLAVAAYNAGPGAVDRYHGVPPYPETRAYVVRVINAYRSY; encoded by the coding sequence ATGAGTCGACTGGTCGGGCTTTGCGGACTTCTCGGCCTGCTGTACGGGTGCGCCGGCGGCGGTTACCTGCCGTACGCCTCCCACTCGCTCGACCCCGCCACCCTTAGCTCGCTGGTCGACGGTGCCGCGCAAACCGACGGCGTCCCGGCCGGCCTGATACGGGCCGTGATGATGGCCGAGTCGGCGGGCAATCCCTCTGCGGTCAGCATCGCGGGGGCCCAGGGATTGATGCAGCTCATGCCCGGCACGTCCGCCGGCTGCGGCATCGGCAATCCGTTCGACCCGGTCGAAAACGTGCACTGCGGCACCGGCTATCTCCATACGCTGCTTCGTCATTATCACAACAACGTCACGCTCGCGGTAGCCGCCTACAACGCCGGCCCCGGGGCCGTCGATCGCTATCACGGCGTGCCCCCGTATCCCGAGACGCGCGCGTACGTCGTGCGCGTGATCAACGCGTACCGCAGCTACTAG